The DNA segment ACCATCCCCGACGGCTCCGAGCTGTGCCCCGCCTGCCGCTTCGTCTTCAAGGACCTCATGACGCAGTACCAGGGCGACTTCGCCAAGGTCATGAGCCACGTGAAGGTCAACCGCCTCGTCTTCAGCGAGAAGGACCGCGTCGGCATCGGCACCTTCCAGCCCAAGGACGAGAAGAACCAGGACTCCACCGAGCTCACCGGTGACATCAACTACCGGAAGATCGCCGAGTACGGCTCCGACTCCGACCCGCGCGCCTTCAACTTCGACGGCGAGTTCAACATCGCCAACCGCGGCATCATCGAGTTCGTCGAAGTGCTGAAGCTGGACGTCGCCTTCCTCTACGACCTGCTCGGCGCCTCGCAGGAGCATAAAATCAAGCCGAAGAAGTTCCCCCAGACGGACATCGACGAGGTCATCCTCGGCCACACCAACGAGCCCGAGTACAAGAAGCTCGAGAACAACGAGTTCATGGAGGCCTTGCGAGACCGTACGGTGAAGATCGACATCCCGTACATCACCAAGCTGTCCGAGGAGGTGAAGATCTACGAGAAGGACTTCAACTCCCGCGCCATCAAGGGCAAGCACATCGCTCCCCACACGCTGGAGATGGCCGCCATGTGGGCCGTCCTCACCCGCCTGGAGGAGCCCAAGAAGCACAACCTCTCGCTGCTGCAGAAGCTCAAGCTCTACAACGGCAAGACGCTCCCCAACTTCACCGAGGACAACATCAAGGAGCTGCGCAAGGAGAGCAACCGCGAGGGCCTGGAGGGCATCTCCGCCCGCTACATCCAGGACAAGATCTCCAACGCGCTGGTGAGCGACAAGGGCGAGGGCTGCATCAACCCCTTCATGGTCCTCAACGAGCTGGAGGCCGGCCTCAAGACGCACTCGCTCATCAACAGCGAGGACGCCCGCAAGCGGATGAAGGAGCTGCTCACCTCCGTGAAGCAGGAGTACGAGGACATCGTCAAGAACGAGGTCCAGCGCGCCATCTCCGCCGATGAGGACGCCATCAGCAAGCTGTGCGGCAACTACATCGACAACATCAAGGCCTACACCCAGAAGGAGAAGGTCAAGAACAAGTACACCGGCCTCTACGAGGAGCCGGACGAGCGCCTCATGCGCTCCATCGAGGAGAAGATCGACATCCCCGACAGCCGCAAGGACGACTTCCGGCGCGAGATCATGAACTACATCGGCGCGCTGGCCGTCGAGGGGAAGACCTTCAACTACCGGACCAATGAGCGGCTCCACAAGTCACTGGAGCTCAAGCTGTTCGAGGACCAGAAGGACAGCATCAAGCTCAAGAACCTCGTCTCCTCCGTCGTCGACAAGGAGACCCAGGAGAAGATCGACCTGGTGAAGGACCGGATGATGAAGAACTACGGCTACTGCGAGATCTGCTCCACCGACGTCCTCAACTTCGTGGCCAGCATCTTCGCCCGAGGCGACGCGAAGGAGTAACACCAGAGAGGGGCGAGCCGTCGTGACCTTGAAGATCCACCAGGACCACTCCCGCTTCAAACAGATCGTCCGCGGCAAGATAAAGGCCAACCTGCGCAAGTACGTGCAGAAGGGCGAGATGCTCGGGAAGAAGGGGAAGGACGCCATCTCCATCCCCATTCCCTTCATCGACATTCCCCGCTTCAAGTACGGCCACAAGGAGCAGGGCGGTGTCGGGCAAGGGGATGGAGAGGTGGGTCAGCAGCTCGGCCCCGGGGCCGTGGAGCCCGGGGAGGGCCACCAGGCCGGCCAGGGCGAGGGCGACCACGCCCTCGAGGTGGACGTCACCCTGGACGAGCTCGCCCAGATTCTGGGCGAGGAGCTGCAACTGCCCAACATCGAGCGGCGCCACAACGAGAAGATCGTCACCCAGAAGATCCGCTACACCGGCATCAACACCACGGGCCCCGAGTCGCTGCGCCACTTCAAGCGCACCTACAAGCAGGCCCTGCGCAGGCAGATTGCCGCGGGCACCTACGACCCGAACCGGCCCATCATCATCCCCATGCGCGAGGACCGGCGCTACCGCAGCTACAAGCTGCAGAACCTGCCGGAGACCAACGCGGTCATCATCTACATGATGGACGTGTCCGGCTCCATGGGCGACGAGCAGAAGGAGATCGTCCGCATCGAGAGCTTCTGGCTCGATACGTGGCTGCGCCACCAGTACAAGGGCCTGGAGTCGCGCTACATCATCCACGACGCGGTGGCGCGCGAGGTGGACCGGGACACGTTCTTCCACACCCGCGAGTCCGGCGGGACGATGATCTCCAGCGCCTACAAGCTGTGCCGCGACATCATCGCGGCGGACTACCCGAAGAGCGCGTGGAACATCTACCCGTTCCACTTCAGCGACGGTGACAACTGGAGCGCGGACGACACGCGCCAGTGCATCGAGATGCTGCGCAACGACGTGCTGCCCGCCGTCAACCAGTTCGCCTACGGCCAGGTGGAGTCACCCTACGGCAGCGGCCAGTTCATCAAGGACCTGCGCGAGGCGGTGGGGGACACGCCCAACGTCGCGCTGAGCGAAATCGCGGACAAGGACGCCATCTACGCGTCCATCAAGGACTTCCTCGGCAAGGGCCGCTGACCGCGGACTCCACGCCACCGGAGCAACTGCCCGATGCCCAAGAGCCTGACACCCCGCCTCGCCGCGCTCAGGGACGAAATCCACGGCTATGCCAAGGAGTTCGGCCTCGACTTCTTCGACACCAACTTCGAGATGGTGTCCTACGACGAGATGAACATGGTCGCCGCCTACGGCGGCTTCCCCACGCGCTACCCGCACTGGCGCTGGGGCATGGAGTACGAGCAGCTGTCCAAGGGGTACGAGTACGGGCTGAGCAAGATCTACGAGCTCGTCATCAACAATGACCCCTGCTACGCCTACTTGATGGAGAGCAACCCGGAGGTGGACCAGAAGCTCGTCATGGCCCACGTCTACGGGCACTGCGACTTCTTCAAGAACAACTTCTCCTTCCGGCACACCAACCGCCGGATGATTGACGACATGGCCAACCACGCCACCCGGGTGCGGCGCTGGGTGGACAAGATTGGCGTGGAGAAGGTCGAGGACTTCATCGACCGGACGCTGAGCCTCGAGAACCTCATCGACCAGCATGCGCCCCACATCCGGCGCAACCCGGACCCGAAGAAGGCGGAAGAAGAAGTCAAGGCCAACGAGCGCGTGGAGGGCTTCAAGGTCGGCCGCGAGTACATGCGCGGCTTCATCAACCCCTCCGAGTTCCTCGACTCACAGCGCAAGCGCGTGGAGGACGAGAAGCAGCGCGCCAAGAAGTTCCCCGAGCGCCCGCAGCGCGACGTGCTGATGTTCCTCCTGGAGCACGCCCCGCTGGAGCCGTGGGAGTCGGACATCCTCGCCATCCTGCGCGACGAGGCCTACTACTTCGCGCCCCAGGGCCAGACCAAAATCATGAACGAGGGGTGGGCCAGCTACTGGCACTCCACCATCATGACGCGGCGGGCCCTCAGGGACGATGAGATCATCGACTACGCGGACCACCACTCGGGCACCATGGGCACGCGCCCCGGCGCCATCAACCCGTACAAGCTCGGCATCGAGCTGTGGCGGGACATCGAGGACCGGTGGAACAAGGGCCGCTTCGGCAAGGAGTGGGACGAGTGCGATGACCTGCGCGCCCGCCGCAACTGGGACAAGAAGCTGGGCGCCGGCCGCGAGAAGATCTTCGAGGTCCGCAAGCACTACAACGACATCACCTTCATCGACACGTTCCTGACGGCCGAGTTCGCGATGGAGCAGAAGCTCTTCGTGTACGGCTTCAACGACAAGCGCAACTCGTGGGAAATCATGGACCGCGAGTTCCGCAAGGTGAAGGGCAAGCTGCTCCAGGGCCTCACCAACTTCGGCCAGCCCATCATCGAAGTCGTGGACGGCAACCACGAGAACCGCGGCGAGCTGCTCCTCGCGCACAAGCACGACGGGCAGGACCTCAAGGGCGACTACGCCCGCGAGACGCTGCGCAACCTCCAGTCCCTCTGGCGCCGCCCCGTCAACATCGTCACCCGCTACGACAACAAGGGCGCCATGCTCCGCTTCGACGGGACGAACCACACGGAGAAGAAGGTCGACCTCTAGCCGCCCCCCACCGGGCGGTTCAGCAACGCGGTAGAAGTTCAGACTTGGTGGCCCTGGAACGCCCTACCCGGCGGGTTCCAGGGCTGCCGGGCAGCCGAGCGCGGGAATTCTCCGGGCGGCTTCTGGGCGCGGGCGCGAGTGTCCACTACACTCGGCCGCCGCGCCCATGAGAATCGCCCCCCTGCTCTGCCTGGCTGCCCTGCTGGCGGCTTCCGTCTCCGAAGCCACCGTCCGCTACACCATCAAGAACCGCCGCATCGAGCCCGGCCAGGCGCTCGCGCAGGCGCTGCATGACGCGCAGCTCCCGGACGCGCAGGTGACGGCCGTCATCTCCGCGCTGGAAGGCGTGTTCGACTTCCGCAAGTCGCGCGTGGGAGACCAGTTCCGGCTCGTCATCCGCGACGGGGAGCTGGACTTCTTCGACTACCGCCAGAGCCTGGTGGACGAGTGGCAGGTGCGCCGCGACGGCGAGAAGTACGTGGGCAGCAAGCGCTCCATCGAGGTGGAGAAGCAGGTGTCCGTCGTCTCGCTGGACATCCAGTCGTCGCTGTACGAGGCGGCGGTGGACGCGGGCGAGGACCCGGCCATCGGCATGGTGCTGGCGGACGTGTTCGCCTGGGACATCGACTTCTACCGCGACGTGCGCAAGGGCGACCAGGCGCGCGCGCTGGTGGAGAAGTTCGTCTCCAAGGGCCGCGTGCTGCGCTACGGCGAGGTGCTGGCGGCCACCTACGCGGGCGGCCTCGTGGGCAACAAGAAGGTGTTCCGCTACGTGCTGCCGGACGGGCAGCCCAACTACTTCGCCGAGGACGGCGCCAGCGCGAAGAAGACCTTCCTCAAGAGCCCGCTGAAGTACGCCAACGTCACCAGCCGCTTCGGCTCGCGCTTGCACCCGGTGCTCAAGTACCTCAAGGCCCACAACGGCGTGGACTACGGCACCCCCATCGGCACCCCGGTGTGGGCGGTGGCGGACGGCACGGTGACGCAGGCGGGCTACTCGGGCGCCGCCGGCAACATGGTGGTCATCCGCCACGCCAACGGCTTCGAGACGCAGTACATGCACCTGTCGCGCTTCGGTGACGGCGTGCGCGCCGGCGCCCGCGTGCGCCAGAAGCAGGTCATCGCCTACTCGGGCAACACCGGCCGCTCCACCGGGCCGCACCTGCACTTCGGGCTCAAGCGCAACGGCGGCTACACCAACCCGCTCAACCAGCAGTTCCCGCGCGCGGACCCGCTGCCCAAGACGCTCCTGCCGGACTTCCTCGCGAAGGCCGCGGAGCTGACCGCGCAGTTGGAGGCCGTGTCCGTGGCCGCGGTGGCCGGCCAGGCCGCCAGCGCCCCCGTCGCAGTCCCCACGCAGCCCTAGCGCTTCCCGGGGGCCGGCAGCCCATGACCTCTGTCGCCGAGTTCATCGCGTTGTCGGAAGCGCTGCACGCCGAGCTCCTCGCCCTGGACGAGGAGCTGCTCCACGGCCTGCCGGAACGGCTGGCGCGCTTCCCCCGGGACCCGGAGCAGCGGCGCGGCCTCCGCCAGGAGCAGGAGGAGGCCCTCCAGCGCCACCTCCCCGCGCTCACCGCCCGCCTGGACGCCGCCTATGCACGGCTGACGGAGCTGGACGCCGGGTTCTCCGACGCGGAGCGCGAGGCCGCGCTGGAGCACCACCGCGCGCGCGTCCAGCCCTTCTTCCTCCAGTGCCCCTTCATCCGCCGCGCCGCGGACAAGCCGCTGGGCTACCCGGGCGACTACCTGACGGTGGAGATGATCTTCAACGAGCAGGACGAGGGCGTCTCCACCCTCGCCCGCCTGCTGTCGCGCTATGCGCTGCGCTGCGGCCCCTCGCGCGCACACCGCGCCCGCCCGCCCTGGCTGCTGCGCCACCTGCGCCAGCACGAGCGCGAGCTGGCCCGCCCCCTGCGCGTGCTGTCCTTCGCCTGCGGGCCCGAGCACACGCTGCGCGAGTACGCCGCCGCGGGCGCCACGGGCCACTTCACCCTCTGCGACTTCGACCCGGCCCCGCTGGAGCACTGCCGCCGCCAGTTCCAGATGCTCACCGGCCGCTCGGGCCCCGGCATTCCGCCCCCGCCCACGGTGGACTACGTCCAGGTGTCCACCTACCAGCTGCTGCGCCAGAAGGAGCTGGTGGACCGGCTGCGCCAGCCCGAGGGCCATGACGTGCTCGTGGTGGCCGGCCTGCTGGACTACCTGACGGACAAGGTGGCCGAGCGCTTCCTGGACGTCCTCGCGGCCCTGGTGGCGCACGGAGGGCTCGTCCTGCTGACCAACCTCCACCGCCCCAACCCGTGGCGGGCCTTCATGGAGTACGTGGGGGACTGGCGCGTGCTGCACCGGAGCACGGAGGAGTTCCAGGCGCTGTGCGAAGGAGGGCCGGAGCGGCGGCTCGCCACGCTGGAGCTCACCAGCGACGCCTCGGACACCAACCTCTTCTGGGCCGGGCGGCGGGGCTGAGCGCACGGCCCGCCGGCCGGGCTACCACTGCACCAGGAACTCGGAGTGGTCCAGTGCCATGGCCGTGCCCTCCACCACGCTCTGCGGGCCGCCGCCCACCGACATCAGCGCGGCCTTCAGGCTGCCCTCGTGGAAGAGCATGGGCTGCATGTCCCCGCGGAAGATGATGCGCACCCGCCGGCCTTCCAGCGGCTCGCAGTCATGGGTGCCGTAGCTCACCAGCGTCTTGTAGACGGTGGAGGTGCTGGAGAAGGCCCGCTTCGGGTCCCCCCGCCCCACCAGCTTGGACAGCGTGTTGCCCACGTGTGACTCGAAGAAGCCGCTGACGGTGGCCGCCCCGCAGGCCCGGAAGGTGTCATCGACGGAGCCGTAGACGGGCTCGAGCACGTCCACTGCCGCGTAGAGCAGCCGCAGGAAGTCCGCCGCCGGGTAGGAGAAGAAGTCGATGGGCTTCTTCATCTTGATGGACTCGGCCAGGCGGAGCATGGCCTCGCTGCCCGCCCGCTGGGACACGAGCATCAGGATGGAGTTGAAGATGAACCCTCGCACCGCATGGTCCGGCCGCGTCAATGCAATCCGCTGGGAGAGTTCGCTCTTGTCGCTGGGCATTCGAGAGGGGGTCTCCAGACAGTGGAGTGCAGGCCCGCTGACCTTGCAGGCGTCTTTTACCAGAGTCATCACAGAGCAGTGGAGCCAATGGCTCCAGACGCGATAAATGATGGGCTTCTGGAGGATTCCTTACCCGATGGGTGAACCCATGAGGACGCAGACCCCTGTCACGCCGCCCCGCGCTTCCGATGGAGGGCTGACGGACGACAGCGGCCGCACCGGACAGGACGCGGCGAGCATGCGCCGCTCCTTCCTCGACCACGTCCGCTACTCGCGTGGCAAGAACTACGAGACGTCCACCGCGCATGACCGCTTCATGGCGCTGTCGCTCGCGGTGAGAGACCGCCTGGCGGACCGCTGGGTGAAGACGGCGCGCCAGTACTACGAGGCCGACGTCAAGCGCGCGTACTACCTGTCCGCGGAGTACCTGCTGGGTCGCGCGCTCGGCAACAACCTGCTCAGCCTGGGCATGCACGAGGCCGCCGCCGAGTCGATGCGTGAGGTCGGCGTCGACCTGACCAACCTGCTGGAGATGGAGCCGGACGCGGGCCTCGGCAACGGCGGCCTGGGGCGTCTGGCGGCGTGCTTCCTGGACTCGCTGGCGACGCTGGCCTACCCCGGCATGGGGTACGGCATCCGCTACGAGTTCGGCATCTTCACGCAGGACATCGTCGACGGCTACCAGGTGGAGCGCGCCGACGAGTGGCTCAAGTTCGGCAACCCGTGGGAAATCGTCCGGCCGGAGAAGGCGGTGCCGGTGCGCTTCTTCGGGCGCGTGGAGCACCACCAGGGCCCGGACGGCCGGCCCGTGGCGCGCTGGGTGGGCGGCAAGACGGTGATTGGCGTGCCGTACGACACGCCCATCGCCGGCTACCACAACAACACCGTCAACACCCTGCGGCTGTGGCAGGCGCGCGCGTCGGAAGAGTTCGACCTGCTGCTGTTCAACGCGGGCGACTACGAGCGCTCGGTGGTGGAGAAGAACGACTCGGAGGTCATCTCCAAGGTCCTCTACCCCAACGACGCCTTCCAGGCCGGCAAGGAGCTGCGCCTCAAGCAGCAGTACTTCTTCGTCGCGTGCTCCATCGCGGACATCGTCCGGCGCTACCTGAAGAACCACACCGACTTCCGCGAGTTCCCCAACAAGGCGGCCATCCAGCTCAACGACACGCACCCGGCCATCGGCGTGGCGGAGCTGATGCGCGTGCTGGTGGACGAGAAGCGGCTGCTCTGGGACGAGGCCTGGTCGATTACGCAGGCGGTGTTCGGCTACACCAACCACACGCTGCTGGCGGAGGCGATGGAGCGGTGGCCGGCGACGCTCTTCG comes from the Pyxidicoccus xibeiensis genome and includes:
- a CDS encoding PrkA family serine protein kinase — translated: MKDAEKVSWVSRIASLQDQKTYAELTWEGSFEDYLEIVRKNPKVTRTAFQRIYDMILSHGKSEYIDNKKKLIRYHFFSDEKFGGRDAIFGLDVPLMKLVNVFKSAAQGYGTEKRVILLHGPVGSSKSTIARLLKKGMEDYSKTPDGAAYTFSWTTDRKLPDGTTTREKMKCPMNEEPLNLIPKEWRAKVYAEISPPESGYTIPDGSELCPACRFVFKDLMTQYQGDFAKVMSHVKVNRLVFSEKDRVGIGTFQPKDEKNQDSTELTGDINYRKIAEYGSDSDPRAFNFDGEFNIANRGIIEFVEVLKLDVAFLYDLLGASQEHKIKPKKFPQTDIDEVILGHTNEPEYKKLENNEFMEALRDRTVKIDIPYITKLSEEVKIYEKDFNSRAIKGKHIAPHTLEMAAMWAVLTRLEEPKKHNLSLLQKLKLYNGKTLPNFTEDNIKELRKESNREGLEGISARYIQDKISNALVSDKGEGCINPFMVLNELEAGLKTHSLINSEDARKRMKELLTSVKQEYEDIVKNEVQRAISADEDAISKLCGNYIDNIKAYTQKEKVKNKYTGLYEEPDERLMRSIEEKIDIPDSRKDDFRREIMNYIGALAVEGKTFNYRTNERLHKSLELKLFEDQKDSIKLKNLVSSVVDKETQEKIDLVKDRMMKNYGYCEICSTDVLNFVASIFARGDAKE
- a CDS encoding DUF444 family protein — encoded protein: MTLKIHQDHSRFKQIVRGKIKANLRKYVQKGEMLGKKGKDAISIPIPFIDIPRFKYGHKEQGGVGQGDGEVGQQLGPGAVEPGEGHQAGQGEGDHALEVDVTLDELAQILGEELQLPNIERRHNEKIVTQKIRYTGINTTGPESLRHFKRTYKQALRRQIAAGTYDPNRPIIIPMREDRRYRSYKLQNLPETNAVIIYMMDVSGSMGDEQKEIVRIESFWLDTWLRHQYKGLESRYIIHDAVAREVDRDTFFHTRESGGTMISSAYKLCRDIIAADYPKSAWNIYPFHFSDGDNWSADDTRQCIEMLRNDVLPAVNQFAYGQVESPYGSGQFIKDLREAVGDTPNVALSEIADKDAIYASIKDFLGKGR
- a CDS encoding SpoVR family protein yields the protein MPKSLTPRLAALRDEIHGYAKEFGLDFFDTNFEMVSYDEMNMVAAYGGFPTRYPHWRWGMEYEQLSKGYEYGLSKIYELVINNDPCYAYLMESNPEVDQKLVMAHVYGHCDFFKNNFSFRHTNRRMIDDMANHATRVRRWVDKIGVEKVEDFIDRTLSLENLIDQHAPHIRRNPDPKKAEEEVKANERVEGFKVGREYMRGFINPSEFLDSQRKRVEDEKQRAKKFPERPQRDVLMFLLEHAPLEPWESDILAILRDEAYYFAPQGQTKIMNEGWASYWHSTIMTRRALRDDEIIDYADHHSGTMGTRPGAINPYKLGIELWRDIEDRWNKGRFGKEWDECDDLRARRNWDKKLGAGREKIFEVRKHYNDITFIDTFLTAEFAMEQKLFVYGFNDKRNSWEIMDREFRKVKGKLLQGLTNFGQPIIEVVDGNHENRGELLLAHKHDGQDLKGDYARETLRNLQSLWRRPVNIVTRYDNKGAMLRFDGTNHTEKKVDL
- a CDS encoding M23 family metallopeptidase, whose amino-acid sequence is MRIAPLLCLAALLAASVSEATVRYTIKNRRIEPGQALAQALHDAQLPDAQVTAVISALEGVFDFRKSRVGDQFRLVIRDGELDFFDYRQSLVDEWQVRRDGEKYVGSKRSIEVEKQVSVVSLDIQSSLYEAAVDAGEDPAIGMVLADVFAWDIDFYRDVRKGDQARALVEKFVSKGRVLRYGEVLAATYAGGLVGNKKVFRYVLPDGQPNYFAEDGASAKKTFLKSPLKYANVTSRFGSRLHPVLKYLKAHNGVDYGTPIGTPVWAVADGTVTQAGYSGAAGNMVVIRHANGFETQYMHLSRFGDGVRAGARVRQKQVIAYSGNTGRSTGPHLHFGLKRNGGYTNPLNQQFPRADPLPKTLLPDFLAKAAELTAQLEAVSVAAVAGQAASAPVAVPTQP
- a CDS encoding methyltransferase domain-containing protein codes for the protein MTSVAEFIALSEALHAELLALDEELLHGLPERLARFPRDPEQRRGLRQEQEEALQRHLPALTARLDAAYARLTELDAGFSDAEREAALEHHRARVQPFFLQCPFIRRAADKPLGYPGDYLTVEMIFNEQDEGVSTLARLLSRYALRCGPSRAHRARPPWLLRHLRQHERELARPLRVLSFACGPEHTLREYAAAGATGHFTLCDFDPAPLEHCRRQFQMLTGRSGPGIPPPPTVDYVQVSTYQLLRQKELVDRLRQPEGHDVLVVAGLLDYLTDKVAERFLDVLAALVAHGGLVLLTNLHRPNPWRAFMEYVGDWRVLHRSTEEFQALCEGGPERRLATLELTSDASDTNLFWAGRRG
- a CDS encoding TIGR02265 family protein, whose amino-acid sequence is MPSDKSELSQRIALTRPDHAVRGFIFNSILMLVSQRAGSEAMLRLAESIKMKKPIDFFSYPAADFLRLLYAAVDVLEPVYGSVDDTFRACGAATVSGFFESHVGNTLSKLVGRGDPKRAFSSTSTVYKTLVSYGTHDCEPLEGRRVRIIFRGDMQPMLFHEGSLKAALMSVGGGPQSVVEGTAMALDHSEFLVQW